A window of the Tenebrio molitor chromosome 1, icTenMoli1.1, whole genome shotgun sequence genome harbors these coding sequences:
- the LOC138136251 gene encoding farnesol dehydrogenase-like, protein MVLSMDRWKGKVAIVTGASAGIGAAIAEQLVEAGLQVAGFARRSERVEELSKKLQGKKGKLYAVKIDMTKEDDILKGFKWVSEKLGPVHILVNNAGLIQQTNLTEGDTEKWKRIFDTNVLGLCIATREAVKVMKANKIDGHIIHINSIVGHRVPNFPGMNVYPASKYAVTALTETLRQEFNHVGLKIKITSVSPGAVTTEFLEASNFLADPTVSEQIKKLPFLKSEDIADSVLYVLSTPPHVQVHELTIKPVGEMS, encoded by the exons ATGGTGTTGTCGATGGATCGTTGGAAAGGGAAAGTGGCGATAGTCACAGGAGCTAGTGCAGGAATCGGGGCGGCTATCGCTGAACAACTGGTCGAAGCAGGTTTGCAA GTGGCTGGGTTTGCCAGACGCTCCGAACGTGTAGAAGAACTATCAAAAAAGCTTCAAGGAAAAAAGGGCAAGCTTTACGCTGTTAAAATTGACATGACCAAAGAAGATGACATTCTGAAGGGATTCAAGTGGGTCTCAGAGAAGCTAGGTCCGGTGCACATTCTAGTCAACAACGCTGGACTAATTCAGCAGACAAATTTAACCGAAGGCGACACCGAAAAATGGAAGAGAATCTTCGACACCAACGTCCTTGGTTTGTGCATTGCGACAAGAGAGGCGGTCAAGGTCATGAAAGCTAATAAAATCGACGGtcacattatccacattaacaGTATAGTGGGTCACAGAGTACCCAATTTTCCGGGAATGAATGTTTATCCTGCATCTAAATACGCAGTGACGGCTTTGACTGAAACGCTGAGACAAGAATTCAACCATGTGGgtttgaaaatcaaaattacg AGTGTTAGTCCGGGTGCAGTGACTACCGAATTTCTCGAAGCTAGTAACTTTTTAGCTGATCCGACGGTTTCAGAACAAATCAAAAAGTTGCCTTTCTTGAAATCTGAGGATATTGCGGATTCGGTCTTGTACGTTTTGTCAACTCCCCCGCATGTTCAG GTGCACGAATTAACTATTAAACCTGTTGGAGAAATGAGTTAA
- the LOC138136284 gene encoding farnesol dehydrogenase-like, translated as MVLSMDRWKGKVAIVTGASAGIGAAIAEQLVEAGLQVAGFARRSERVEELSKKLQGKKGKLFAVKVDMTKEDDILKGFKWVSEKLGPVHILVNNAGLTQQTNLTEGDTEKWKRIFDTNVLGLCIATREAVKIMKANKIDGHIIHINSVAGHTVPNFPGMNVYPASKHAVTALTETLRQEFNHLGLKIKITSISPGGVTTEFLEASNFVTDPKLLEQIKLMPFLKSEDIADSVLYVLSTPPHVQVHELTIKPIGELI; from the exons ATGGTACTGTCGATGGATCGTTGGAAAGGGAAAGTGGCGATAGTCACAGGAGCTAGTGCAGGAATCGGGGCGGCTATCGCTGAGCAACTGGTCGAAGCAGGTTTGCAA GTAGCGGGGTTTGCCAGACGCTCGGAACGGGTGGAAGAACTTTCGAAAAAACTTCAAGGAAAAAAGGGAAAGCTTTTCGCTGTTAAAGTTGACATGACCAAGGAAGATGATATTCTAAAGGGATTCAAATGGGTCTCAGAGAAGCTAGGTCCTGTGCACATTCTAGTCAACAACGCTGGACTTACTCAGCAGACAAATTTAACCGAAGGCGACACCGAAAAATGGAAGAGAATCTTCGACACCAACGTCCTTGGTTTGTGCATTGCGACAAGAGAAGCGGTCAAGATCATGAAAGCTAACAAAATCGACGGTCACATCATCCACATTAACAGTGTCGCGGGTCACACAGTACCCAATTTTCCAGGAATGAATGTGTACCCTGCATCTAAACACGCAGTGACGGCTTTGACTGAAACGCTCAGACAAGAATTCAACCATCTGGgtttgaaaatcaaaattacg AGCATTAGTCCGGGTGGAGTGACCACCGAATTTCTCGAAGCTAGTAACTTCGTAACTGATCCGAAGCTTCTGGAACAAATAAAGTTGATGCCATTCTTGAAATCTGAGGATATTGCGGATTCGGTCCTGTATGTTTTGTCGACTCCCCCGCATGTTCAG GTGCATGAATTAACTATTAAACCGATTGGAGAGTTGATTTAA
- the LOC138136290 gene encoding farnesol dehydrogenase-like, whose protein sequence is MVLPMDRWKGKVAIVTGASAGIGAAIAGQLVETGLQVAGFARRSERVEELSKKLQGKKGKLFAVKVDMTKEDDILKGFKWVSEKLGPVHILVNNAGITQNTNLTEGETEKWKKILHTNVLGLCIATREAVKVMKANKIDGHIIHINSVSGHGVPNFPGVNVYAASKHAVTALTETLRQEFNHLGLKIKITSVSPGRVTTEFIEASNFIADTNLIEQIKKMPCLKSEDIADSVLYVLSTPLHVQVHELTIKPIGEIR, encoded by the exons ATGGTACTGCCGATGGATCGTTGGAAAGGGAAAGTGGCGATAGTCACAGGAGCTAGTGCAGGAATCGGGGCGGCTATCGCTGGACAACTGGTCGAAACAGGTTTGCAA GTGGCAGGGTTTGCCAGACGCTCCGAACGTGTGGAAGAACTATCAAAAAAGCTTCAAGGAAAAAAGGGAAAGCTTTTCGCTGTTAAAGTTGACATGACCAAGGAAGATGACATTCTGAAGGGATTCAAGTGGGTCTCAGAGAAGCTAGGTCCGGTGCACATTCTAGTCAACAACGCTGGGATTACCCAAAACACGAATCTGACAGAGGGAGAGACAgaaaaatggaagaaaatccTACACACCAACGTGCTTGGTTTGTGCATTGCGACAAGAGAGGCGGTCAAGGTCATGAAAGCGAACAAAATTGACGGtcacattatccacattaacaGTGTTTCCGGTCACGGAGTACCCAATTTTCCGGGAGTAAATGTTTATGCTGCGTCAAAACACGCAGTGACGGCTTTGACTGAAACGCTGAGACAAGAATTCAACCATCTTggattgaaaatcaaaattacg AGCGTTAGTCCGGGTAGAGTGACCACCGAATTTATCGAAGCCAGTAACTTTATAGCTGATACGAATCTTATCGAACAAATTAAGAAGATGCCATGTTTGAAATCTGAGGATATTGCGGATTCGGTTCTGTACGTTTTGTCGACTCCCCTGCATGTTCAG GTGCACGAATTAACTATTAAACCTATTGGAGAAATTAGATAA
- the LOC138136283 gene encoding farnesol dehydrogenase-like yields the protein MVLSMERWKGKVAIVTGASAGIGAAIAEQLVEAGLQVAGFARRSERVEELSKKLKGKKGKLFAVKVDMTKEDDILKAFKWVSEKLGPVHVLVNNAGIAQPTNLIDGETEKWKKTLDTNVLGLCIATREAIKVMKANKIDGHIIHINSVAGHRVPNFPGLNIYPASKHAVTALTETLRQEFNNLGLKIKITSISPGAVTTEIAETNNVVFDDNMKELIKKMPFLKSEDVADSVLYVLSTAPHVQVHELMIKPIGEMS from the exons ATGGTACTGTCGATGGAGCGTTGGAAAGGGAAAGTGGCGATAGTCACAGGAGCTAGTGCAGGAATCGGGGCGGCTATCGCTGAACAACTGGTCGAAGCAGGTTTGCAA GTGGCTGGGTTTGCCAGACGCTCCGAACGGGTGGAAGAACTATCAAAAAAACTTAAAGGAAAAAAGGGAAAGCTGTTCGCTGTTAAAGTTGACATGACCAAAGAAGATGACATTCTGAAGGCATTCAAGTGGGTCTCAGAGAAGCTAGGCCCGGTGCACGTTCTAGTCAACAACGCCGGTATTGCCCAGCCCACGAATCTGATAGACGGAGAGACGGAAAAATGGAAGAAAACCCTAGACACCAACGTCCTCGGTTTGTGTATTGCGACAAGAGAGGCGATCAAGGTCATGAAAGCTAATAAAATCGACGGTCATATTATCCACATTAACAGTGTCGCGGGTCACAGAGTACCAAATTTTCCGGGACTGAATATTTATCCTGCGTCGAAACACGCAGTCACGGCTTTGACTGAAACGCTGAGACAAGAATTCAACAATCTTGgtttgaaaatcaaaattacg AGTATTAGTCCGGGTGCAGTCACTACCGAAATTGCGGAAACTAATAACGTTGTGTTTGATGACAATATGAAAGAATTAATCAAGAAGATGCCATTTTTGAAATCTGAAGATGTAGCAGATTCGGTCCTGTATGTTTTATCAACTGCACCACATGTTCAG GTGCACGAATTGATGATAAAACCAATTGGAGAAATGAGTTAA
- the LOC138122168 gene encoding farnesol dehydrogenase-like yields MVGSMDRWRGKVAIVTGANSGIGAATARQLVDQGLKVAGFDRQCEYMEQVAKKVHDKEGQLHAVKVDICKEDEIQEGFIWTSDNLGPVHILINCAGIGQETTLWNGDTEKWKKTFDTNVMGLCIATREAVKIMKAEKIDGHIIHINSYAGHVVPNFPRVNVYAASKYAVTALTETLRQELNQLGVKIKITSVSPGRVNTGILTNNNYDMNSTIVQRMVKSPGLNAEDVADSILHVLSTPPHVQIHELTIKPIGEVY; encoded by the exons ATGGTAGGCTCAATGGATCGTTGGAGAGGTAAAGTAGCAATCGTCACTGGAGCCAACTCTGGAATTGGAGCAGCGACAGCGAGACAATTAGTCGACCAAGGTTTAAAA GTGGCAGGTTTTGATCGACAGTGCGAATATATGGAGCAAGTCGCTAAGAAAGTCCACGATAAAGAGGGACAACTTCACGCTGTCAAAGTCGACATCTGCAAAGAAGACGAGATTCAAGAAGGTTTCATATGGACATCCGATAACCTAGGTCCCGTTCACATCTTAATCAACTGTGCGGGAATCGGTCAAGAAACGACCCTCTGGAATGGAGACACAGAAAAATGGAAGAAAACCTTCGACACCAACGTCATGGGTTTGTGCATTGCGACCAGAGAGGCGGTGAAAATCATGAAAGCGGAAAAAATCGACGGccacattatccacattaacaGTTATGCCGGCCACGTTGTACCAAATTTTCCGAGAGTAAATGTTTATGCTGCCTCGAAATACGCAGTTACGGCTCTGACTGAAACGTTGAGACAAGAACTTAATCAGCTGggtgtcaaaatcaaaattacg AGTGTGAGTCCAGGGCGGGTAAACACCGGAATTCtcactaataataattatgataTGAACTCGACAATAGTCCAGAGAATGGTGAAATCGCCAGGACTGAATGCTGAAGATGTGGCCGATTCAATTTTGCACGTCCTGTCAACTCCACCGCACGTTCAA ATCCACGAATTGACAATCAAACCAATCGGGGAAGTATATTAA
- the LOC138123840 gene encoding farnesol dehydrogenase-like, which translates to MVISMDRWKGKVAIVTGASAGIGAAIAKQLVEEGLQVVGLARRSERVEELAKKLQGQKGKLYAIKADISKEEDILEAFKWTSDNVGPVHILVNNAGIVQQTNLIEGDTEKWKKTFDTNVMGLCVATREAVKIMKAEKIDGHIIHINSVAGHTVPNYPGLNVYPASKYAVTALTETLRQELNHLGLKIKITSVSPGTVDTEIVQTNNFVINSKFVEKMKKTLKLNAEDVADSVLYVLSTPRHVQIHELTIKPFGEPV; encoded by the exons ATGGTAATTTCAATGGATCGGTGGAAAGGCAAAGTGGCCATCGTCACTGGTGCTAGTGCTGGAATCGGTGCAGCCATAGCGAAACAATTGGTCGAAGAAGGTTTACAG GTGGTTGGTCTTGCGCGACGCTCTGAACGTGTGGAGGAATTAGCCAAGAAACTCCAAGGACAGAAAGGTAAACTCTACGCGATCAAAGCAGATATCTCTAAAGAAGAAGATATCCTGGAGGCTTTCAAATGGACTTCTGACAATGTAGGTCCTGTTCATATCTTGGTGAACAATGCTGGAATTGTCCAGCAAACAAATCTAATCGAAGGCGACACCGAAAAATGGAAGAAAACCTTCGACACCAACGTCATGGGTTTGTGCGTTGCAACCAGAGAGGCAGTGAAAATCATGAAAGCAGAAAAAATCGACGGTCATATCATTCACATTAACAGCGTCGCTGGCCATACCGTACCGAATTATCCCGGATTAAATGTATACCCAGCGAGCAAATATGCTGTCACAGCTTTGACTGAAACGCTGAGACAAGAGCTCAACCATCTGggactgaaaattaaaattacg AGTGTAAGTCCAGGAACAGTAGACACAGAAATCGTCCAAACtaataattttgtaatcaactcgaAATTCGTTGAAAAGATGAAGAAAACTCTAAAGTTGAACGCTGAAGATGTGGCCGATTCGGTTTTGTATGTCTTGTCGACGCCACGACATGTTCAA atCCATGAATTGACAATCAAACCATTCGGGGAACCAGTTTAA
- the LOC138123845 gene encoding farnesol dehydrogenase-like isoform X1 — MVGSMDRWRGKVAIVTGANSGIGAAIARQLVDQGLKVAGFDRQCEYIEQVAKRVHDKKGQFHAVKVDICKEDEIQEAFRWTCDNLGPVHILINCAGVLHNTTLWNGDVEKWKKTFDTNVIGLCIATREAVKIMKAEKIDGHIVHINSISGHVVLNVRGLNVYPATKCAVTALTETLRQEFNHEGLKIKVTSVSPGNVDTGFTNDCNFRMDSKAAQEMMGAPKLRTQDVADSVLYVLSTAPNVQIHELTIRPTGESF; from the exons ATGGTAGGCTCAATGGATCGTTGGAGAGGTAAAGTAGCAATCGTCACTGGAGCCAACTCTGGAATTGGAGCAGCGATTGCAAGACAATTAGTCGACCAAGGTTTAAAA GTGGCAGGTTTTGATCGACAGTGCGAATATATTGAGCAAGTCGCTAAGAGAGTCCACGATAAAAAGGGACAATTTCACGCCGTCAAAGTCGACATCTGCAAAGAAGACGAGATTCAGGAAGCCTTCAGATGGACATGCGACAATCTAGGTCCCGTCCACATTTTAATCAACTGTGCGGGAGTCCTTCACAATACAACCCTTTGGAACGGAGATGTAGAAAAATGGAAGAAAACCTTCGACACCAACGTCATAGGTTTGTGCATTGCGACCAGAGAGGCGGTCAAAATCATGAAAGCGGAAAAAATCGACGGTCACATTGTCCACATTAACAGCATCAGCGGTCATGTTGTACTAAATGTCAGAGGACTGAATGTGTACCCAGCAACCAAATGTGCTGTCACGGCTCTGACCGAAACGTTGAGACAAGAGTTTAATCATGAGGGACTCAAAATAAAAGTTACG AGTGTGAGTCCAGGAAATGTGGACACAGGGTTTACTAATGATTGTAATTTTCGGATGGATTCGAAAGCCGCTCAAGAGATGATGGGGGCACCAAAACTGAGAACCCAAGATGTGGCTGATTCGGTATTATATGTTCTGTCTACAGCACCCAATGTCCAG ATACACGAATTGACAATTAGGCCAACCGGAGAATCAttttaa
- the LOC138123845 gene encoding farnesol dehydrogenase-like isoform X2, translated as MVGSMDRWRGKVAIVTGANSGIGAAIARQLVDQGLKVAGFDRQCEYIEQVAKRVHDKKGQFHAVKVDICKEDEIQEAFRWTCDNLGPVHILINCAGVLHNTTLWNGDVEKWKKTFDTNVIGLCIATREAVKIMKAEKIDGHIVHINSISGHVVLNVRGLNVYPATKCAVTALTETLRQEFNHEGLKIKSVSPGNVDTGFTNDCNFRMDSKAAQEMMGAPKLRTQDVADSVLYVLSTAPNVQIHELTIRPTGESF; from the exons ATGGTAGGCTCAATGGATCGTTGGAGAGGTAAAGTAGCAATCGTCACTGGAGCCAACTCTGGAATTGGAGCAGCGATTGCAAGACAATTAGTCGACCAAGGTTTAAAA GTGGCAGGTTTTGATCGACAGTGCGAATATATTGAGCAAGTCGCTAAGAGAGTCCACGATAAAAAGGGACAATTTCACGCCGTCAAAGTCGACATCTGCAAAGAAGACGAGATTCAGGAAGCCTTCAGATGGACATGCGACAATCTAGGTCCCGTCCACATTTTAATCAACTGTGCGGGAGTCCTTCACAATACAACCCTTTGGAACGGAGATGTAGAAAAATGGAAGAAAACCTTCGACACCAACGTCATAGGTTTGTGCATTGCGACCAGAGAGGCGGTCAAAATCATGAAAGCGGAAAAAATCGACGGTCACATTGTCCACATTAACAGCATCAGCGGTCATGTTGTACTAAATGTCAGAGGACTGAATGTGTACCCAGCAACCAAATGTGCTGTCACGGCTCTGACCGAAACGTTGAGACAAGAGTTTAATCATGAGGGACTCAAAATAAAA AGTGTGAGTCCAGGAAATGTGGACACAGGGTTTACTAATGATTGTAATTTTCGGATGGATTCGAAAGCCGCTCAAGAGATGATGGGGGCACCAAAACTGAGAACCCAAGATGTGGCTGATTCGGTATTATATGTTCTGTCTACAGCACCCAATGTCCAG ATACACGAATTGACAATTAGGCCAACCGGAGAATCAttttaa
- the LOC138123889 gene encoding farnesol dehydrogenase-like yields MVVSMDRWIGKVAIVTGANSGIGAAVAKQLVEAGLMVVGFDRQCEWMEQVAKLHDKKGQLHPMKVDICKEDEIQEAFRWTSNNLGSVHILINCAGIAQETTLWNGDTEKWKKTFDTNVIGLCIATREAVKIMKAEKIDGHIVHMNSISGHFVPNIPLFNVYPASKFAVTALTETLRQEFNQLGVKIKITSVSPGRVDTGIVKRNNFDMNSKVIQRMMKTPAMNAEDVADSILFVLSTPPHVQIHELTIKPIGEAV; encoded by the exons ATGGTGGTTTCAATGGATCGTTGGATTGGTAAAGTGGCCATCGTCACTGGAGCCAATTCTGGAATTGGAGCAGCAGTAGCAAAACAATTAGTGGAAGCAGGATTAATG GTGGTAGGTTTTGATCGACAGTGCGAATGGATGGAGCAAGTGGCTAAACTCCACGATAAAAAAGGACAACTTCACCCAATGAAAGTCGACATCTGCAAAGAAGACGAGATTCAGGAAGCTTTCAGATGGACATCCAATAATCTAGGTTCCGTTCACATCTTAATCAACTGTGCCGGAATCGCTCAAGAAACGACCCTCTGGAATGGAGACACAGAAAAATGGAAGAAAACCTTCGACACCAACGTCATCGGTTTGTGCATTGCAACCAGAGAGGCGGTGAAAATCATGAAAGCGGAAAAAATCGACGGCCACATCGTCCACATGAACAGCATTTCTGGCCACTTCGTACCGAATATTCCCTTGTTCAACGTGTACCCGGCGAGCAAATTTGCTGTCACGGCTCTGACCGAAACGCTGAGACAAGAATTTAATCAACTGggtgtcaaaatcaaaattacg AGTGTGAGTCCAGGGCGGGTAGACACCGGAATTGTCAAACGTAATAATTTTGATATGAATTCGAAAGTAATCCAGAGAATGATGAAGACGCCAGCAATGAATGCTGAAGATGTGGCCGATTCGATTTTGTTCGTTCTGTCAACTCCACCGCACGTCCAA ATCCACGAATTGACAATCAAACCAATCGGAGAGGCCGTTTAA